A genomic window from Flavobacterium sp. I3-2 includes:
- a CDS encoding helix-turn-helix domain-containing protein: protein MPSTYLKNHISILLLTIFLLPLTSFSQKTSDTYESLWKVIENDTTTKPIKLIYLDSYIAKAQKENNTLKHYKGLEKKSFVVSYTEALELIEEMQPLLYKINNDSLTGDFINRNVVLHYKNRHFNQALQYAIASENYNEEHKNFYNLNLVKRNIGNIYYHTRHYQKAVSYFSQAKNYYKGINDYNHSRAYLSTLYSLGKTYTQLQSTDSLQNTIVEIEQNVHLLNAKHKETENGYLNYLKGCLAFLENNTADAATFFKNALPIVTANEDFTNEHVIYLYLGKIAWLNDDKVTAVTYFSKVDDLFKEKQFLNYELREAYDYLISFYKETNQTQLQLQATENVIALNKQFEEEQLKLSNTLHTELETKKLENERSVLNISNKQYGFGLVVLGILILLLLIYVIWQDNEKKKLKIKFTALIEKVKTDKIVLEKARIEEEQKLEKEQINSVINENKVANLNVEKSFSLTEKKLLKQLERFENEKQFLKPIKLDELAQDLGTNRSTLSTLLNKEKGSFNTYINELRINEVLKDLTENSDLRKLSIQEIAENYGFANPKSFTQQFKAQTSLTPSYFIEQLELQDLN, encoded by the coding sequence ATGCCATCCACCTATTTAAAAAATCATATTTCAATACTATTATTGACAATTTTTCTGTTGCCTTTAACTAGTTTTAGCCAAAAAACCTCTGACACATACGAAAGCCTTTGGAAAGTAATTGAAAACGACACCACAACCAAACCTATCAAACTGATTTATTTAGATAGTTATATAGCAAAAGCACAAAAAGAAAATAATACTTTAAAGCACTATAAAGGGCTTGAAAAAAAATCGTTTGTCGTTTCTTATACAGAAGCATTGGAGTTAATAGAAGAAATGCAACCGCTGCTTTATAAAATTAATAACGATAGTTTAACAGGTGATTTCATAAACAGAAATGTTGTTTTACATTATAAAAATCGTCATTTTAACCAAGCTTTACAATATGCAATAGCATCAGAAAATTATAATGAAGAACATAAAAATTTTTATAATTTAAATCTTGTAAAAAGAAACATTGGTAATATCTATTACCACACACGCCATTACCAAAAAGCGGTAAGCTATTTTAGTCAAGCTAAAAATTATTACAAAGGCATTAACGATTATAACCATAGCCGTGCTTATTTAAGTACTTTATACAGCTTGGGTAAAACATATACGCAATTACAAAGTACAGATTCGTTACAAAATACAATTGTAGAAATTGAGCAAAACGTACACCTTTTAAACGCAAAACATAAAGAAACAGAAAACGGATACTTAAATTATTTAAAAGGTTGTTTGGCTTTTTTAGAAAACAACACGGCTGATGCTGCAACTTTTTTTAAAAATGCTTTACCTATTGTTACAGCAAATGAAGATTTTACAAACGAGCATGTTATATATTTGTATTTAGGTAAAATAGCTTGGCTAAACGACGATAAAGTAACTGCTGTAACTTACTTTTCTAAGGTTGATGATTTATTTAAAGAAAAACAGTTTTTAAATTATGAACTGCGAGAAGCTTATGATTATTTAATTTCTTTTTATAAAGAAACCAACCAAACGCAATTGCAATTACAAGCTACAGAAAATGTAATTGCCTTAAATAAACAATTTGAAGAAGAACAACTTAAGCTTTCGAACACGTTACATACCGAACTAGAAACTAAAAAGTTAGAAAACGAACGATCGGTTTTGAATATAAGTAACAAACAATATGGTTTTGGATTGGTAGTTTTAGGAATACTTATATTACTTCTTTTGATTTATGTTATTTGGCAGGATAACGAAAAAAAGAAGTTGAAAATAAAATTTACAGCTTTAATAGAAAAGGTAAAAACAGATAAAATTGTTTTAGAAAAAGCACGAATTGAAGAAGAACAAAAATTAGAAAAGGAACAGATTAATTCAGTAATCAATGAAAATAAGGTTGCTAATTTAAATGTTGAAAAATCATTTTCTTTAACAGAAAAAAAGCTTTTAAAACAATTGGAACGTTTTGAAAACGAAAAACAATTTTTAAAGCCTATAAAACTAGATGAATTAGCTCAAGATCTTGGTACAAACAGAAGTACCTTATCTACACTACTTAACAAAGAAAAAGGCAGTTTTAATACTTACATCAATGAACTACGTATTAATGAAGTACTAAAAGACTTAACCGAAAATAGCGACTTACGAAAATTAAGCATTCAAGAAATAGCAGAAAATTATGGTTTTGCAAATCCAAAATCGTTTACACAACAATTTAAAGCACAAACCAGTTTAACACCAAGTTACTTCATTGAACAATTAGAATTACAAGATTTAAATTAG
- a CDS encoding T9SS type A sorting domain-containing protein produces MKKIIIFFVFAFFYQGRAQNTAVANQAFEQILVNQGIDSDGLVNGQILTSDALAVTELSLNLTSGPVFYINDLTGLEAFVNLQTLSIENANLTTSGINLGTLVNLQHLSLINCYLESVDLSSNVLLKTVNFSNYGLDTLGNSFDSLDLSNNPLIYSVNLYNNHISYINLRNNTQNNLVLEKGMDWLFPLTSNVTVCIEVDNAQQATNSDGIYENWQIQGPSSNTSELFNYSFSENCTLSNLNQNKINFKVYPNPTTGILNLDLDETEIQIIEISLFSIAGKKILTFDTNSILNIEGIASGVYLLNIDSSQGNFSKKIIKK; encoded by the coding sequence ATGAAAAAAATTATTATATTTTTTGTTTTTGCGTTTTTCTATCAAGGAAGAGCACAAAACACTGCCGTAGCTAACCAAGCTTTTGAGCAAATATTAGTTAATCAAGGTATTGATAGTGATGGTTTGGTAAACGGACAAATACTAACTTCTGATGCCTTGGCTGTAACAGAACTTTCATTAAATTTAACTTCAGGGCCTGTATTCTATATAAATGATTTAACTGGTTTAGAAGCTTTTGTTAATTTACAAACACTATCTATAGAAAATGCTAATTTAACTACTTCAGGAATTAATCTTGGAACTTTAGTTAATTTACAGCATTTATCATTAATTAATTGCTATTTAGAGAGTGTTGATTTGTCTTCAAATGTTTTACTTAAAACAGTTAATTTTAGTAATTATGGTTTAGATACTCTTGGTAATTCTTTTGATTCTCTAGATTTAAGTAATAATCCGTTGATTTATTCAGTAAATTTATATAATAATCACATTTCTTACATTAATCTTAGAAATAATACACAAAACAACCTTGTTTTAGAAAAGGGAATGGATTGGCTTTTTCCACTTACAAGTAATGTTACCGTATGTATAGAAGTAGATAATGCGCAACAAGCAACTAATAGTGATGGGATTTATGAAAATTGGCAAATTCAAGGACCAAGTTCAAATACTTCGGAGTTGTTTAATTATTCGTTTTCTGAAAATTGCACTTTGTCTAATTTAAATCAAAATAAAATTAATTTTAAAGTTTATCCAAATCCAACAACCGGTATTTTGAATTTAGATTTAGACGAAACTGAAATTCAAATTATTGAAATTTCACTTTTTTCAATCGCTGGAAAAAAAATACTAACATTTGACACTAATTCTATTTTGAATATTGAGGGAATAGCGTCAGGAGTTTATTTATTAAATATTGATTCATCTCAAGGAAATTTTTCCAAGAAGATTATTAAAAAATAA
- the panB gene encoding 3-methyl-2-oxobutanoate hydroxymethyltransferase — protein MSVAKKDYKIVTTKSLIDMKANGEKISMLTAYDYTMAKIVDSAGVDVILVGDSASNVMAGHETTLPITLDQMIYHASCVVRGVERALVVVDLPFGTYQSDSKKALESAIRVMKESGAHALKLEGGKEIKDGIKKILGAGVPVMGHLGLTPQSIYKFGTYTVRAKEDAEAAKLIEDAKMLEKIGCFAIVLEKIPAKLATQVAEAVSIPIIGIGAGSGVDGQVLVVHDMIGMTHEFSPKFLRRYMNLYEDMSKAIGQYVEDVKSKDFPNEKEQY, from the coding sequence ATGTCTGTTGCAAAAAAGGATTACAAAATAGTGACAACCAAGTCACTTATTGATATGAAAGCAAACGGAGAGAAAATCTCTATGCTAACTGCTTACGATTATACTATGGCTAAAATTGTTGATTCTGCCGGAGTTGACGTAATTTTAGTTGGAGATTCAGCAAGTAACGTAATGGCTGGTCACGAAACCACTTTACCAATCACTTTAGACCAAATGATTTATCATGCATCTTGTGTTGTTCGCGGTGTTGAACGCGCCTTAGTTGTCGTTGATTTACCTTTCGGAACCTATCAGTCAGATTCTAAAAAAGCATTAGAGTCTGCTATTCGTGTGATGAAAGAAAGCGGCGCACATGCTTTAAAATTAGAAGGTGGAAAAGAAATTAAAGACGGAATAAAAAAGATATTAGGAGCTGGTGTTCCGGTTATGGGACATTTAGGATTAACGCCACAATCTATTTATAAATTCGGAACTTATACCGTTCGTGCTAAAGAAGATGCAGAAGCTGCTAAATTAATTGAAGATGCCAAAATGTTAGAAAAAATTGGATGTTTTGCAATTGTTTTAGAAAAAATCCCTGCAAAATTAGCTACGCAAGTTGCCGAAGCTGTTTCGATACCGATTATTGGAATTGGAGCTGGTTCTGGTGTTGACGGTCAAGTTCTTGTTGTTCATGATATGATTGGAATGACTCATGAATTTAGTCCAAAATTCTTAAGAAGATATATGAATTTATATGAAGACATGTCAAAAGCGATAGGTCAATATGTAGAAGATGTAAAATCTAAAGACTTCCCTAACGAAAAAGAACAATATTAA
- a CDS encoding RluA family pseudouridine synthase: MKILSSKDNLQVIYEDNHIIVVNKRVGDIVQGDQTGDKPLSDIVKEYIKVKYNKPGAVYLGVVHRLDRPTSGLVLFAKTSKALTRLNEAFKNRETQKTYWAVIKGNPPKITETLVHYLVRNPKNNTSKAHTKEIKDSKKSSLTYTLFCKLKNYAALEIDLHTGRHHQIRSQLAAIGCPIKGDLKYGFDRSNPDGGIHLHARKLTLEHPVTKEKMSFVAPTPNEVIWNDISK, encoded by the coding sequence ATGAAAATACTTTCAAGTAAAGATAATTTACAAGTTATTTACGAAGACAATCACATTATTGTGGTAAACAAACGCGTGGGCGATATCGTTCAAGGTGATCAAACTGGTGATAAACCTTTAAGTGATATTGTAAAAGAATATATAAAAGTAAAATACAACAAACCAGGAGCTGTTTATTTAGGCGTTGTTCATCGCTTAGACAGACCAACTTCTGGATTGGTATTGTTTGCTAAAACATCTAAAGCATTAACGCGTTTAAACGAAGCTTTCAAGAACAGAGAAACTCAAAAAACGTATTGGGCAGTTATTAAAGGAAACCCGCCAAAAATAACCGAAACTTTAGTACATTATTTGGTTAGAAATCCAAAAAACAACACATCAAAAGCGCATACAAAAGAGATTAAAGACAGTAAAAAATCAAGTTTAACTTACACTCTTTTTTGTAAACTTAAAAACTATGCCGCTTTAGAAATCGATTTACATACCGGTCGTCATCACCAAATCAGAAGTCAACTTGCTGCTATTGGATGTCCGATTAAAGGCGATCTGAAATATGGTTTTGATCGAAGTAATCCAGATGGTGGCATTCATCTTCATGCCAGAAAACTAACTTTAGAGCATCCGGTAACTAAAGAAAAAATGTCATTCGTTGCACCTACTCCAAACGAAGTAATTTGGAATGATATTTCGAAATAA